A genomic segment from Streptosporangium roseum DSM 43021 encodes:
- a CDS encoding ABC transporter permease — MSPVDLSPVTAVAVALLALAGAAVALLGRLGHARAVLTACLRAAVQLGAVSLIIVWAVGRPLAVAAFVLVMYGVASLTAGRRITSGRAVRWAAVPIAVGTLPVLALLVGTGTVPLKGITLIPVAGILLGGCLTVTALAGRRAVDELVQRRGEVEAALALGFSERDAALEICRPAAAQALVPALDQTSTVGLVTLPGAFVGMLLGGASPLQAGVVQLVVLVALLAAEAAAVLVTIELAARGRFRASR, encoded by the coding sequence GTGAGCCCCGTCGACCTGTCACCGGTCACCGCCGTCGCCGTCGCCCTCCTGGCCCTCGCGGGCGCCGCCGTCGCCCTGCTCGGCCGCCTCGGGCACGCCCGCGCCGTGCTCACCGCGTGCCTGCGGGCGGCCGTCCAGCTCGGCGCGGTGTCGCTGATCATCGTCTGGGCCGTCGGGCGACCGCTCGCGGTGGCGGCCTTCGTGCTGGTCATGTACGGCGTCGCGAGCCTGACCGCGGGTCGCAGGATCACTTCGGGCCGGGCGGTCCGGTGGGCCGCCGTGCCCATCGCTGTGGGGACCCTGCCGGTCCTCGCACTGCTCGTCGGCACCGGAACCGTCCCGCTGAAGGGCATCACGCTGATCCCCGTCGCGGGCATCCTGCTCGGCGGGTGCCTGACGGTCACCGCGCTCGCGGGACGGCGGGCGGTGGACGAGCTGGTCCAGCGGCGCGGCGAGGTCGAGGCGGCACTCGCGCTTGGCTTCTCCGAGCGGGACGCGGCGCTGGAGATCTGCCGCCCGGCGGCGGCTCAGGCGCTGGTGCCCGCGCTGGACCAGACCTCGACCGTGGGACTGGTCACGCTGCCGGGGGCCTTCGTCGGGATGCTGCTGGGCGGGGCGAGCCCGCTCCAGGCCGGGGTCGTCCAGCTCGTGGTGCTGGTCGCGCTGCTGGCGGCCGAGGCCGCGGCCGTACTCGTCACGATCGAGCTGGCGGCTCGGGGCCGGTTCCGCGCGAGCCGGTGA
- a CDS encoding CGNR zinc finger domain-containing protein — protein MLVLEFVSTIRATRSGLLDTLSDVEGMTEWGRAHAAGLGLTAGFTATEDLRREVVELRQAVRALFARAVAPGPVSSADADRLPDFAESLDLVNAAALAAPLAPRLDWPAEGAPVATSVPAGERAESPRIRAALATSVIELLAGPAREQLRACPAPRCVLYFVKEHARQEWCSIGCGNRARAARHYRQHKGR, from the coding sequence ATGTTGGTCCTGGAGTTCGTCAGTACGATCCGCGCGACACGGAGCGGGCTGCTGGACACGCTCTCGGACGTCGAGGGCATGACCGAGTGGGGCCGGGCCCACGCCGCCGGGCTGGGGCTCACCGCCGGCTTCACCGCCACCGAGGACCTGCGGCGCGAGGTGGTGGAGCTGCGGCAGGCCGTCCGGGCCCTGTTCGCCAGGGCCGTCGCGCCGGGCCCGGTGAGCAGCGCGGACGCCGACCGGCTACCGGACTTCGCCGAGTCGCTCGACCTGGTCAACGCCGCGGCGCTCGCCGCGCCGCTGGCCCCCCGGCTGGACTGGCCGGCCGAGGGCGCCCCGGTGGCCACGAGCGTCCCGGCGGGCGAGAGGGCGGAGTCCCCGCGCATCCGCGCCGCCCTCGCCACGTCGGTGATAGAGCTGCTGGCCGGACCGGCCCGCGAGCAGCTGCGCGCGTGCCCGGCCCCCCGCTGCGTGCTCTATTTCGTCAAGGAGCACGCCCGCCAGGAGTGGTGCTCGATCGGGTGCGGCAACCGGGCCCGCGCCGCCCGCCACTACCGCCAGCACAAGGGCCGGTGA
- a CDS encoding PIG-L deacetylase family protein codes for MLSENEINRVLVVTAHPDDVDFAAAGSIAQFTDRGVEVTYCIVTDGDAGGFDRELDNGGMAELRRTEQTNAAKIVGVTDLRFLGYHDGTVVQSLDLRRDITRVIRQVRPDLVITHTPERNYGFIAPSHPDHRAVGGSALDAVYPDARNPYTFPSLLLEEGLEAWTVREVWLNGGQTPDHHVDITGTFERKLSALRAHVSQTSHMEGFDDFLRTRFSQVAAEAGLGEGRYAEAFQRVPTA; via the coding sequence ATGCTGTCTGAGAACGAGATCAACCGGGTACTCGTGGTGACCGCGCACCCGGATGACGTCGACTTCGCCGCCGCGGGATCGATCGCGCAGTTCACCGACCGGGGCGTCGAGGTGACCTACTGCATCGTCACCGACGGCGACGCGGGCGGCTTCGACCGGGAGCTGGACAACGGGGGCATGGCGGAGCTCCGCCGTACCGAACAGACCAACGCGGCGAAGATCGTCGGCGTGACCGACCTGCGCTTCCTCGGCTACCACGACGGGACCGTGGTGCAGAGCCTGGACCTGCGGCGCGACATCACCCGGGTCATCCGCCAGGTCCGACCCGACCTGGTGATCACTCACACCCCGGAGCGCAACTACGGGTTCATCGCCCCCAGCCACCCCGACCACCGCGCGGTCGGCGGCTCCGCGCTCGACGCCGTCTACCCCGACGCGCGCAACCCCTACACCTTCCCCTCCCTCCTGCTGGAGGAGGGCCTGGAGGCGTGGACGGTCCGGGAGGTCTGGCTCAACGGCGGCCAGACCCCCGACCATCACGTCGACATCACCGGCACCTTCGAACGCAAGCTCTCCGCGCTGCGCGCCCATGTGAGCCAGACCAGCCACATGGAGGGGTTCGACGACTTCCTCCGGACCCGGTTCTCACAGGTCGCGGCCGAGGCGGGCCTCGGGGAGGGCCGTTACGCCGAGGCCTTCCAGCGGGTCCCCACGGCCTGA
- a CDS encoding neutral zinc metallopeptidase: MKAFRCLLLLLMVTVAACGSDRAGTGAAGPAPLGQTFESDIRLAKELSEAYWRQVFSADGLAYRPVTAFTAYRGEDGPGCGGRPSVPNNAFYCADGHFIAYDESWMRKLYDEMGDGSVYVIIPHEFGHAVQAQLNSGFRLNVERELQADCYAGGTLGALVEGGSLEAEPGDKDELLLNLAAAGDPTDDWLRPDAHGTAEQRQALFAKGYNEGTAAC, from the coding sequence ATGAAAGCCTTCCGCTGTCTCCTGCTGCTCCTGATGGTCACAGTCGCGGCCTGCGGGAGCGACCGGGCGGGCACCGGCGCCGCCGGCCCGGCCCCGCTGGGGCAGACGTTCGAGTCCGACATCCGGCTGGCCAAGGAGCTCAGCGAGGCCTACTGGCGGCAGGTCTTCTCCGCCGACGGGCTGGCCTACCGCCCGGTCACCGCCTTCACCGCCTACCGGGGGGAGGACGGCCCCGGCTGCGGTGGCCGGCCGTCGGTGCCGAACAACGCCTTCTACTGCGCGGACGGGCACTTCATCGCCTACGACGAGAGCTGGATGCGCAAGCTGTACGACGAGATGGGCGACGGCTCGGTCTACGTGATCATCCCGCACGAGTTCGGGCACGCCGTACAGGCGCAGCTGAACAGCGGCTTCCGGCTCAACGTGGAGCGGGAGCTCCAGGCCGACTGCTACGCGGGTGGCACCCTCGGCGCGCTCGTCGAGGGCGGGTCGCTGGAGGCGGAGCCGGGCGACAAGGACGAGCTGCTCCTCAACCTCGCGGCGGCGGGAGACCCCACCGACGACTGGCTCCGTCCCGACGCCCACGGTACGGCGGAGCAGCGCCAGGCGCTCTTCGCCAAGGGGTACAACGAGGGCACCGCGGCCTGCTGA
- a CDS encoding response regulator codes for MSTIRVLIVDDHRLFRSGVRAELGDSIEVVGEAEDVESAVRTIAELQPDVVLLDVHMPGGGGQEVLRRVLGSGSSVRFLALSVSDAAEDVIGVIRGGARGYVTKTISGRELTDAIRRVADGDAVFSPRLAGFVLDAFASSEAPPIDPELDSLTQREREVLRLIARGYAYKEIAKELFISVKTVETHVSSVLRKLQLSNRHELSRWATARRLV; via the coding sequence GTGAGCACCATCAGGGTTCTGATCGTCGACGACCACCGGCTGTTCCGCTCCGGTGTCCGCGCCGAGCTGGGCGACTCCATCGAGGTGGTCGGGGAGGCCGAGGACGTCGAGTCCGCGGTCAGGACGATCGCGGAGCTCCAGCCCGACGTGGTCCTGCTCGACGTGCACATGCCGGGCGGCGGCGGCCAGGAGGTGCTCCGCCGCGTCCTCGGCTCCGGCTCCTCGGTCCGCTTCCTCGCGCTGTCGGTCTCCGACGCCGCCGAGGACGTCATCGGCGTGATCCGCGGCGGTGCCCGGGGATATGTCACCAAGACCATCAGCGGTCGCGAGCTCACCGACGCGATCCGCCGGGTGGCCGACGGCGACGCGGTCTTCTCCCCGAGACTGGCCGGCTTCGTGCTGGACGCCTTCGCCTCCAGCGAGGCTCCGCCGATCGACCCCGAGCTCGACTCGCTGACCCAGCGCGAACGCGAGGTCCTGCGCCTGATCGCCCGGGGCTACGCCTACAAGGAGATCGCCAAGGAGCTGTTCATCTCGGTCAAGACCGTGGAGACCCACGTCTCGTCCGTCCTGCGCAAGCTCCAGCTCTCCAACCGCCACGAGCTCTCCCGGTGGGCCACCGCACGACGCCTGGTCTGA
- a CDS encoding glutamate--cysteine ligase, whose product MGRDVPAMVFSREDRRRYRDKVRRCLDVFAQMLREARFECERPKAGLEIELNLVDDRGDPAMKNAEVLAAIAEPDWATELGQFNVEINVLPESLEGDGPVRLEKVVRDRLNHAENRAHTVGGHLVMVGILPTLRESDVHEGTLSANPRYKLLNEQIFEARGEDLHLAIDGEETLDTYADSITPEAACTSLQLHLQVSPAAFAAHWNAAQAIAGAQVAVAANSPFLFGRQLWQETRIPLFEQATDTRPVELKTQGVRPRVWFGERWITSVFDLFEENARYFPALLPICEDADPREELTRGVTPALDELTLHNGTVYRWNRPVYAVVDDIPHLRVENRVLPAGPSVADVAANAAFYYGLMRVLPHAERPVWTRMSFAAAGDNLHSAARHGLDARLYWPGLGEVAAAELILRRLLPLAYEGLDLWGVNPEPRDRLLGIIEQRCVTGRTGATWQIDTVKELGNLDRREALRRMTLRYIEHMHTNEPVHTWPSP is encoded by the coding sequence ATGGGTCGCGATGTGCCTGCGATGGTGTTCAGCCGGGAGGACCGACGGCGATACCGGGACAAGGTCCGCCGATGTCTTGACGTCTTCGCGCAGATGTTGCGCGAGGCGAGGTTCGAGTGCGAACGGCCGAAGGCCGGGCTGGAGATCGAGCTCAACCTCGTGGACGACCGCGGCGACCCCGCGATGAAGAACGCCGAGGTGCTGGCGGCGATCGCCGAGCCGGACTGGGCCACCGAGCTCGGCCAGTTCAACGTGGAGATCAACGTCCTGCCGGAGTCCCTTGAGGGGGACGGCCCCGTACGGCTGGAGAAGGTCGTGCGGGACCGGCTCAACCACGCGGAGAACCGGGCCCACACGGTCGGCGGGCACCTGGTGATGGTGGGCATCCTGCCCACCCTGCGGGAGAGCGACGTGCACGAGGGCACGCTGTCGGCCAACCCGCGCTACAAGCTGCTCAACGAGCAGATCTTCGAGGCCAGGGGCGAGGACCTGCACCTGGCGATCGACGGCGAGGAGACCCTCGACACCTACGCCGACAGCATCACCCCCGAGGCGGCCTGCACGAGCCTCCAGCTCCACCTCCAGGTCAGCCCCGCGGCTTTCGCCGCCCACTGGAACGCGGCCCAGGCCATCGCGGGCGCCCAGGTGGCGGTGGCGGCCAACTCCCCGTTCCTGTTCGGCCGCCAGCTCTGGCAGGAGACCAGGATCCCGCTGTTCGAGCAGGCCACCGACACCCGGCCGGTGGAGCTGAAGACCCAGGGCGTGCGGCCCAGGGTGTGGTTCGGCGAGCGGTGGATCACCTCGGTCTTCGACCTGTTCGAGGAGAACGCGCGCTACTTCCCCGCGCTCCTGCCCATATGCGAGGACGCCGACCCGCGTGAGGAGCTGACCCGCGGCGTCACCCCCGCGCTGGACGAGCTGACCCTGCACAACGGCACCGTCTACCGGTGGAACCGGCCGGTCTACGCCGTCGTCGACGACATCCCGCACCTGCGGGTGGAGAACCGGGTGCTGCCCGCCGGGCCGTCGGTCGCCGACGTCGCCGCCAACGCCGCGTTCTACTACGGCCTCATGCGCGTGCTTCCCCACGCCGAACGGCCGGTGTGGACCCGCATGTCCTTCGCCGCGGCCGGGGACAACCTGCACTCCGCCGCCCGGCACGGGCTGGATGCGCGCCTCTACTGGCCGGGACTCGGCGAGGTGGCCGCCGCCGAACTGATCCTGCGACGGCTGCTGCCGCTCGCCTACGAGGGCCTCGACCTGTGGGGGGTGAACCCCGAGCCCAGGGACCGGCTGCTGGGGATCATCGAGCAGCGGTGCGTGACAGGCAGGACCGGGGCGACCTGGCAGATCGACACCGTGAAGGAGCTGGGGAACCTCGACCGGCGCGAGGCGCTGCGCCGGATGACCCTGCGCTACATCGAGCACATGCACACCAACGAGCCCGTGCACACCTGGCCGTCACCTTGA
- a CDS encoding ATP-binding protein, whose amino-acid sequence MADRQTTRDAAPATPEEPALPRLIRPVDGRLVAGVAQGAAAQLRLDPVALRLAFVLLTVLDGIGAVAYAALWMFTPREPYEGREPSRDWSQVAAYGAIGLALMALGWLTGASTGGIGAWPIAVGGIGSLILWQQADPDRRQRWMNSTVGQVRRNRVRTLAGLALVVVGAIGFLVVTEELGSAQPGIMFTLVVVGGVALIAAPWLAALWKELQRERRERIRQEERAEFAAHVHDSVLHTLTLIQRNANDSREVMRLARSQERELRNWLYQPKQDADASVAAAVRRVAAEEEDAHGVPIEVVCVGDCPLTPALSAMMQAARQAMVNAAKYSESSVVSVYAEAEPEEVTIFIRDRGVGFDMGQVPEDRMGIRQSIIGRMERHGGSARLRTEPGEGTEVMLTMKLEKT is encoded by the coding sequence ATGGCTGACCGACAGACAACTCGTGACGCGGCGCCCGCGACCCCGGAGGAACCCGCCCTCCCTCGGCTGATCAGGCCGGTGGACGGGCGCCTGGTCGCCGGGGTGGCCCAGGGCGCCGCCGCCCAGCTCCGGCTCGACCCGGTCGCGCTGCGGCTGGCGTTCGTGCTGCTCACCGTCCTGGACGGGATCGGCGCCGTGGCCTACGCGGCGCTGTGGATGTTCACCCCGCGTGAGCCGTACGAGGGCAGGGAGCCCTCCCGTGACTGGAGCCAGGTCGCCGCCTACGGCGCGATAGGGCTGGCGCTGATGGCCCTCGGCTGGCTCACCGGGGCCTCGACCGGCGGGATCGGCGCGTGGCCGATCGCGGTCGGCGGGATCGGCTCGCTGATCCTGTGGCAGCAGGCCGACCCGGACCGGCGGCAGCGCTGGATGAACTCGACGGTCGGCCAGGTGCGCCGGAACCGGGTCCGCACGCTCGCCGGGCTGGCGCTCGTCGTGGTCGGCGCCATCGGCTTCCTGGTGGTCACCGAGGAGCTGGGCAGCGCCCAGCCTGGCATCATGTTCACGCTGGTGGTCGTGGGCGGCGTCGCGCTGATCGCGGCCCCGTGGCTGGCCGCGCTGTGGAAGGAGCTGCAGCGGGAGCGCCGCGAGCGCATCCGCCAGGAGGAGCGCGCCGAGTTCGCCGCGCACGTGCACGACTCCGTGCTGCACACGCTCACGCTGATCCAGCGCAACGCCAATGACTCACGTGAGGTGATGCGGCTCGCCCGCTCCCAGGAACGTGAGCTGCGCAACTGGCTCTACCAGCCGAAACAGGACGCGGACGCCTCGGTGGCCGCGGCCGTGCGCCGGGTCGCGGCCGAGGAGGAGGACGCGCACGGGGTGCCGATCGAGGTCGTCTGCGTCGGCGACTGCCCGCTGACTCCGGCATTGTCCGCGATGATGCAGGCCGCGCGGCAAGCTATGGTCAACGCCGCGAAATACTCTGAATCATCGGTCGTCTCCGTCTACGCCGAGGCGGAGCCGGAGGAGGTCACCATCTTCATCCGGGACCGCGGTGTCGGGTTCGACATGGGACAGGTGCCCGAGGACCGGATGGGCATCCGCCAGTCGATCATCGGCAGGATGGAGCGCCACGGCGGCAGCGCCCGGCTGCGGACCGAGCCCGGCGAGGGCACGGAAGTGATGTTGACGATGAAGCTGGAGAAGACGTGA
- a CDS encoding CPBP family intramembrane glutamic endopeptidase, which produces MTAVLSGAVAAVKADRGAVLAGAVAVLAAANVVNNRVAPRLAPLTSAAATCALLALARRSGLSWSELGFHRGPPGLRIGGTLASAVAGVYAVGIAVPATRRFFRDERALSLSRARALEEALLQVPVGTVLLEEVGFRGVLHALLTRSHGPRTATAVSSALFGLWHVLPAIDMMAANPALSGLAAGEPPGDGPLEEDRRGEDGAAQDPPARASRWEAARVVAGSVAATGLAGVFFCELRRRGGLAAPSLLHVATNSLGYLFARLAPADPGSGGGRLTGSRGTGPEPPARS; this is translated from the coding sequence GTGACGGCGGTGCTCTCGGGCGCGGTGGCCGCCGTGAAGGCGGACCGGGGGGCGGTGCTCGCGGGCGCGGTGGCGGTCCTGGCGGCGGCCAACGTCGTCAACAACCGCGTCGCGCCGCGCCTGGCCCCCCTGACCTCGGCCGCCGCCACCTGCGCGCTGCTCGCCCTGGCCCGCCGTTCCGGGCTGTCCTGGTCCGAGCTGGGGTTCCACAGAGGCCCGCCCGGCCTGCGGATCGGCGGCACCCTCGCCTCGGCCGTGGCCGGGGTCTACGCCGTGGGGATCGCCGTCCCGGCCACCCGCCGCTTCTTCCGCGACGAGCGGGCGCTGTCGCTCTCCCGGGCCCGTGCGCTTGAGGAGGCCCTGCTCCAGGTGCCGGTCGGTACGGTCCTGCTGGAGGAGGTCGGTTTCCGCGGGGTCCTCCACGCCCTCCTCACCCGCTCCCACGGCCCCCGTACGGCCACCGCCGTCTCCTCGGCCCTGTTCGGCCTCTGGCACGTGCTCCCCGCGATCGACATGATGGCGGCCAATCCCGCGCTGAGCGGCCTGGCGGCTGGGGAGCCGCCCGGCGACGGGCCGCTGGAGGAGGACCGGCGGGGGGAGGACGGGGCCGCGCAGGATCCGCCGGCGCGGGCGTCGCGGTGGGAGGCGGCGCGGGTGGTGGCCGGGTCGGTGGCCGCCACGGGGCTCGCCGGGGTGTTCTTCTGCGAGCTGCGCCGCCGGGGAGGCCTGGCCGCCCCCTCGCTGCTGCATGTCGCGACCAACTCGCTGGGCTACCTGTTCGCCCGCCTCGCCCCCGCGGACCCCGGCTCCGGAGGCGGCCGTCTCACCGGCTCGCGCGGAACCGGCCCCGAGCCGCCAGCTCGATCGTGA
- a CDS encoding PspC domain-containing protein, with translation MTDTGNAQDPASTSSDSPPASPLSEERVLRRGDEGRMLTGVCAGLGRYAGIDPVLFRVGFAVLVLGSGIGVMLYIAAFLLMREANGGPGYMEQWTRRTFDSETVLALLTGVFAFGLIINLSSDGIGTGTVVVGTLFAIVLLAAHARGVDLLAVARSLPERIRGRRVPRPADPPPAAFAPAPPVAHSYPAAHPQTGSMSTAPYAAQPPAAGPAPGPVPQGADPAPAAGIPSAGSAPLPADTPRAEDTPSPEHAPPYADTPLPAGTPSAGTAFPAGTPSPEHAPPYAGTAPGAFPAGGMPPPHPAARPSFDSSGEPFSPYGPYRPLDPRKRQQQYSPYDLSEYGGPVRTAPRPRRRRSFVGGVTLCLAMIVGGIIVAIQATSGSVNMTIAGGAMLITIGAGLLVAAWFGRGAALVAAGTIISIALVAGSMLTGMPKRFGSYHWEPTKMSEIAKDYDVGVGEGTLDLSDLTFPPGSRTVFDASVSVGQISVILPPTVRVEVNGHTKLGDVKIDHAVEGGADIQHSRVLEPEIAPKGDVATVVLNVKAGIGDVEVRRAA, from the coding sequence ATGACCGACACCGGGAACGCACAGGACCCGGCGAGCACCTCGTCCGACTCGCCGCCCGCATCCCCCCTCAGCGAGGAGCGCGTGCTCCGCCGCGGTGACGAGGGCCGCATGCTCACCGGCGTCTGCGCGGGCCTGGGCCGCTACGCCGGGATCGACCCGGTGCTGTTCCGCGTCGGCTTCGCGGTGCTGGTCCTCGGCTCGGGGATCGGCGTCATGCTCTACATCGCGGCGTTCCTGCTGATGCGGGAGGCGAACGGCGGCCCGGGATACATGGAGCAGTGGACCCGGCGCACCTTCGACAGCGAGACCGTGCTGGCCCTGCTGACCGGCGTGTTCGCCTTCGGGCTGATCATCAACCTGTCCTCGGACGGCATCGGCACCGGCACGGTCGTGGTCGGCACGCTGTTCGCCATCGTCCTGCTCGCCGCCCACGCCCGCGGCGTCGACCTGCTGGCCGTGGCCCGTTCGCTGCCCGAGCGGATCCGCGGCCGCCGCGTTCCCCGCCCGGCCGATCCGCCGCCCGCGGCCTTCGCCCCCGCCCCGCCCGTCGCGCACTCCTATCCGGCCGCGCATCCGCAGACCGGATCGATGTCCACCGCCCCCTACGCGGCCCAGCCCCCGGCCGCCGGTCCGGCGCCGGGCCCCGTCCCGCAGGGCGCGGATCCGGCGCCGGCCGCCGGCATCCCGTCCGCCGGGAGCGCGCCGCTCCCCGCGGACACGCCCCGGGCCGAGGACACGCCGTCACCGGAGCACGCGCCGCCGTACGCGGACACGCCGCTCCCTGCCGGCACGCCGTCAGCAGGCACGGCGTTCCCCGCCGGCACGCCGTCACCGGAGCACGCGCCGCCTTACGCGGGCACGGCGCCGGGCGCGTTCCCGGCCGGGGGCATGCCGCCGCCCCATCCCGCCGCCAGGCCGTCGTTCGACTCCTCCGGCGAGCCGTTCTCGCCCTACGGGCCCTACCGGCCCCTGGACCCCCGCAAGCGGCAGCAGCAGTACTCCCCCTATGACCTCTCCGAGTACGGCGGGCCGGTCCGGACCGCGCCCCGGCCGAGGCGGCGCCGGTCGTTCGTCGGAGGCGTCACCCTATGCCTGGCCATGATCGTTGGAGGGATCATCGTGGCGATCCAAGCCACGTCGGGATCGGTCAACATGACGATCGCCGGCGGCGCGATGCTGATCACCATCGGCGCCGGCCTCCTGGTCGCCGCCTGGTTCGGCCGGGGCGCGGCCCTGGTCGCGGCGGGCACGATCATCTCGATCGCCCTGGTCGCGGGGTCCATGCTGACCGGCATGCCGAAGAGGTTCGGCAGCTACCACTGGGAGCCGACCAAGATGTCGGAGATCGCGAAGGACTACGACGTGGGCGTCGGCGAGGGCACCCTCGACCTCAGCGACCTGACGTTCCCGCCGGGCTCGCGGACCGTCTTCGACGCCTCCGTCTCGGTGGGCCAGATCAGCGTGATCCTGCCGCCGACGGTCCGGGTCGAGGTCAACGGACACACCAAACTGGGCGACGTCAAGATCGACCATGCGGTGGAGGGCGGGGCCGACATCCAGCACAGCAGGGTCCTGGAGCCAGAGATCGCCCCGAAGGGCGACGTGGCGACCGTCGTCCTGAACGTCAAGGCAGGAATCGGAGACGTGGAGGTGCGCCGTGCGGCCTGA
- a CDS encoding WhiB family transcriptional regulator, giving the protein MRRKVREIGWAIRGACRASDPDLFFPLAQSAEQEARAKAVCAGCPVLADCRAYAVRAGEPEGIWGGLTVQERRRLRFPSGWRQPAAG; this is encoded by the coding sequence ATGCGGAGGAAGGTGCGCGAGATCGGCTGGGCCATACGGGGCGCCTGCCGTGCGAGCGATCCCGACCTGTTCTTTCCACTGGCGCAGTCGGCCGAGCAGGAGGCGCGGGCGAAGGCGGTCTGCGCGGGATGCCCGGTGCTGGCTGACTGCCGGGCCTACGCCGTGCGGGCGGGGGAGCCCGAGGGGATCTGGGGCGGCCTCACCGTCCAGGAACGGCGCCGCCTGCGGTTCCCCTCCGGATGGCGGCAGCCCGCCGCGGGATGA